The following coding sequences lie in one Leptospira stimsonii genomic window:
- the rho gene encoding transcription termination factor Rho, producing MATARRDNKNRHHHQNNNHNQNDSETTESVEEEITGQESQEFESSDNADHRARKRKRGGYDGPTPSPIDLVELKKKAIGDLIEVAKGLGVENTGGLKKQNLIFAILQAQAERDGQVHAAGVMEKLPDGYGFLRSPDYNYVPGPDDIYVSPSQIKLFGLRTGDTVEGQIRPPKESERFFAMLRVETVNGYTPDVAGKRALFDNLTPLYPNERLKMEYDPSMLDTRILDLMCPIGKGQRALIVAPPRTGKTILMQNIANAITSNHPECTLIVLLIDERPEEVTDMARHVRGEVVSSTFDEPAQRHVQVAEMVIEKAKRLVEHGKDVVILLDSITRLARAYNQVIPTSGKILSGGVDSNALHKPKRFFGAARNIEEGGSLTIIATALIDTGSKMDEVIFEEFKGTGNMEIHLDRKLSDKRIFPAIDINKSGTRKEELLIARDVLQKVFVLRKVLSPMSITESMELLLEKMRLSKTNDAFLASMNTQ from the coding sequence ATGGCAACAGCAAGACGAGACAATAAAAACAGACACCACCACCAAAATAATAACCACAACCAAAACGATTCCGAAACCACCGAATCCGTTGAAGAAGAAATCACGGGACAAGAATCCCAAGAATTTGAATCTTCAGACAACGCGGATCATCGTGCTCGGAAACGCAAAAGAGGCGGTTATGACGGTCCCACTCCTTCTCCGATCGATCTCGTAGAACTCAAGAAAAAAGCAATCGGTGACTTGATCGAAGTCGCAAAGGGGTTGGGCGTTGAAAATACGGGTGGGCTTAAAAAGCAGAACTTAATCTTCGCCATTCTTCAAGCACAAGCCGAAAGAGACGGACAAGTGCACGCCGCGGGCGTCATGGAAAAACTTCCGGACGGTTACGGCTTTTTACGTTCTCCCGATTATAACTATGTTCCGGGTCCGGATGATATCTACGTTTCTCCTTCTCAGATCAAACTCTTTGGGTTGAGAACGGGAGATACGGTAGAAGGTCAGATCCGTCCTCCGAAAGAATCCGAGCGATTCTTCGCGATGCTCCGTGTGGAAACCGTAAACGGTTATACTCCGGATGTCGCAGGCAAACGTGCTCTTTTTGACAACTTAACTCCTCTTTATCCGAACGAAAGACTCAAGATGGAATACGATCCATCCATGTTGGATACGAGAATTCTCGATCTCATGTGTCCGATCGGAAAAGGACAAAGAGCTCTCATCGTAGCGCCTCCGAGAACCGGTAAGACGATTTTGATGCAGAATATCGCAAACGCGATCACATCCAATCATCCGGAATGTACTCTGATCGTTCTTCTCATCGACGAACGTCCGGAAGAAGTGACCGATATGGCTCGTCACGTCCGGGGAGAAGTGGTTTCTTCCACGTTCGACGAACCGGCTCAGAGACACGTTCAAGTCGCCGAGATGGTCATCGAAAAAGCGAAACGTCTCGTAGAACACGGTAAAGACGTCGTCATTCTTCTGGATTCGATTACAAGATTGGCGAGAGCCTATAACCAAGTGATTCCGACTTCCGGTAAAATTCTTTCGGGTGGGGTGGATTCAAACGCGCTTCACAAACCGAAACGATTCTTCGGAGCCGCGAGAAACATCGAAGAGGGTGGTTCTCTTACCATCATCGCGACCGCATTGATCGACACCGGATCCAAGATGGACGAGGTGATCTTTGAAGAATTCAAAGGGACCGGTAACATGGAAATCCACCTGGATCGGAAACTCTCCGACAAACGGATTTTCCCGGCCATCGACATCAACAAGTCCGGAACTCGTAAGGAAGAACTCCTGATCGCAAGGGACGTTCTTCAGAAAGTGTTTGTTCTGAGAAAAGTACTTTCTCCTATGAGCATCACGGAAAGCATGGAATTATTGCTGGAGAAAATGAGGCTTTCGAAGACAAATGATGCCTTTTTAGCCAGCATGAACACCCAGTAA
- the rpmE gene encoding 50S ribosomal protein L31: MKTGIHPNYRVAKISCASCGTVYETRTSIGDINIEICSACHPFFTGKSKLVDTTGRVDKFKKKYKMQ, translated from the coding sequence ATGAAAACTGGAATTCATCCAAACTATAGAGTAGCTAAAATCAGCTGTGCGTCCTGTGGAACCGTCTACGAAACGAGAACTTCCATCGGCGATATCAACATTGAAATTTGCTCCGCTTGCCACCCGTTCTTTACCGGAAAATCCAAACTCGTGGATACGACCGGTCGGGTTGATAAGTTCAAGAAAAAATACAAGATGCAATAA
- a CDS encoding pentapeptide repeat-containing protein, producing MSVMDFARYKQINDDRVNYREMEDATVVSNYRNVGCGDGYRIYLKIDSSDHITDASYTTTGCGFGIVALAMATEYAKGKTVDQIKSVTPSDIEQMFEFPERRKNYPESAVAALLQAVKDYESGEGVPKEKRITASKALEILKEKGSLKGEDLSSIILEKQNFDGVDFSGANLGHAFLQNSSFVGANFEGAKLRGSFLNNADLRNSNFRGADLRWAKLAGANVEGADFTDAIYDIGTRLDQKQIHLFSVMKKEGKDLYLNKEAE from the coding sequence ATGAGCGTAATGGACTTTGCACGGTACAAACAAATCAACGACGACCGCGTCAACTATCGTGAGATGGAGGATGCGACCGTAGTTTCTAATTACAGAAACGTTGGTTGCGGGGACGGCTACCGCATTTATCTCAAAATCGACTCCTCCGATCATATCACCGACGCAAGTTATACAACGACCGGTTGCGGTTTTGGAATCGTCGCGCTCGCGATGGCGACGGAATACGCAAAAGGGAAAACCGTAGATCAAATCAAATCCGTAACTCCTTCCGATATCGAGCAGATGTTTGAATTTCCGGAAAGAAGAAAGAATTATCCCGAGTCTGCGGTCGCCGCACTTTTACAAGCAGTGAAAGATTATGAAAGCGGAGAAGGGGTTCCGAAAGAAAAACGAATCACCGCTTCGAAGGCACTCGAAATTCTAAAAGAAAAGGGTTCTCTGAAAGGAGAAGATCTTTCGAGCATTATATTAGAAAAACAGAATTTTGACGGGGTCGATTTTTCAGGCGCCAATTTGGGTCACGCATTCTTACAAAATTCTTCCTTTGTAGGTGCGAATTTCGAAGGGGCAAAACTCAGAGGTTCTTTTTTGAACAACGCCGATCTGAGAAACTCGAACTTCAGAGGAGCCGATCTTCGTTGGGCGAAACTCGCGGGTGCAAACGTGGAAGGCGCCGACTTTACCGATGCGATCTACGATATCGGAACTCGCTTGGATCAAAAACAAATTCATCTATTCAGTGTTATGAAAAAAGAAGGGAAAGATCTTTATCTCAACAAAGAGGCGGAATGA
- a CDS encoding FecR family protein, with protein MTKERFLSGDRAILALLVFNIILFTGIFLYDYTQYGYKGNQKVIGTILFKSNTIQRKFDSEVVWKDIEIGNSIQNRDTILTTEGSQAKLKLLDGTEILIAENSMIFIDYLDNRANLEISVGGLQVTRRPENKDNPSSVGIRSGDGVLKLVEGIVNVEKKKNQKNLEYAILSGSIKADPSNPVLLYPKKSLEGFEKLFPVAATVQTTESIQSASASSSSSAGNTGSSNSSLNNSGTTSSSGSSSNPNSSSSKYSDPTQDPNYGKYDNGNPNYRKTAGSNGDSNTGNNSGNPAGNGQTGLNTKSGLKLEKTGSENSQADNKNSKGNSQNNGSGPSRTGYDPGDYLGKQKYEQNKIQEKSDPSAPKNKTETSRTESKSDSNKSGASTNQEVKKPKPPRELTPEEIQRQEKEKRRREREDKEQREFLRM; from the coding sequence ATGACGAAAGAAAGATTTCTTTCAGGCGATCGAGCCATCCTGGCTCTTCTTGTCTTCAATATAATCTTATTCACCGGTATATTCCTATATGATTATACTCAGTATGGATACAAGGGAAATCAGAAAGTCATAGGGACGATCCTTTTCAAATCCAATACGATCCAGAGAAAGTTCGATTCCGAAGTCGTTTGGAAAGATATTGAAATCGGTAATTCGATTCAAAACAGAGATACGATTTTGACAACGGAAGGCTCCCAGGCGAAGCTAAAACTTTTGGATGGAACCGAAATCCTCATCGCCGAAAATTCGATGATCTTCATAGACTATCTCGACAATCGCGCCAATCTCGAAATTTCAGTCGGCGGTCTCCAAGTAACGAGAAGACCGGAAAACAAAGACAATCCTTCTTCGGTCGGGATTCGTTCCGGGGACGGAGTTTTAAAACTTGTGGAAGGAATCGTAAACGTAGAAAAGAAAAAGAATCAGAAGAATTTGGAATACGCGATTCTTTCCGGAAGTATCAAGGCAGATCCAAGCAATCCGGTTCTTTTATATCCGAAAAAGTCCTTGGAAGGATTCGAGAAATTATTTCCCGTTGCGGCAACCGTACAAACCACGGAAAGTATTCAATCCGCTTCGGCGTCTTCCAGTTCTTCGGCGGGAAACACTGGTTCGAGTAATTCTTCGCTTAACAATTCCGGAACGACATCTTCCTCCGGTTCTTCTTCCAATCCGAATTCTTCTTCGTCCAAGTATTCCGATCCGACACAAGATCCCAATTATGGAAAGTATGATAATGGGAATCCGAATTATAGAAAAACTGCCGGGTCCAACGGCGATTCAAACACCGGAAACAACTCCGGAAATCCTGCGGGGAATGGACAAACGGGACTCAACACAAAGTCGGGCTTGAAACTGGAAAAGACCGGATCGGAAAACTCTCAGGCAGATAATAAGAATTCAAAAGGCAATTCTCAAAACAACGGAAGTGGTCCTTCCAGAACCGGCTACGATCCGGGAGATTATCTCGGAAAACAAAAATACGAACAAAACAAGATCCAAGAAAAATCGGATCCAAGCGCCCCCAAAAACAAAACGGAAACATCAAGGACGGAATCAAAATCCGATTCCAATAAATCCGGCGCTTCAACCAACCAAGAAGTAAAAAAACCGAAACCTCCTCGCGAATTGACTCCGGAAGAAATCCAGAGACAGGAAAAAGAGAAGCGCAGAAGGGAACGGGAAGACAAGGAACAAAGAGAATTCCTAAGAATGTAA
- a CDS encoding adenylate/guanylate cyclase domain-containing protein, producing MNSFLNLYNWNIRQKLMVIISFIILVSLGVIIALATYFFKSDNEVRIKENNLKLTDVISQKVRSDVSSLTKRSLLLARSVAGSEESNNILESEDDIFYLKIFRKENGDYNGVKRIASESALKEYKISGEDADKIVRKYLNGQKKAQIGKPVVYNVSPDFHKPVLFLSVALGDGVNSAVIVSLVKMDSILDSFKTSGITQFFLVGADGKLIAHSDPKLILQPTSFADDPIVKNLLESSISNGQTRYKGKDNQYYLGSFRRIGYAGLGVISSTSEKKAFEEVYNIQKRNLYLMFVVVNVSILFVFFYSRRLTRPILKLVDASKEIEKGNFQLTLEAESGDEIGKLTTSFVEMGKGLSDRDKMKDAFGKFVNKDIAEMVLKGEVKLGGDKRECVILFSDIRNFTSLSEKIEPELVVEFLNQYFTAMVKCINANGGSVNKYIGDAIMAVWGELGHTEFDTEKAIQAALDMRKSLVQFNKNRGTDKKPKIFIGIGINTGEVIAGQIGSEDRLEYTVIGDTVNLASRVESLTKVFGADILITGNSYEKVKGIFTVEKLKPIKVKGKKSLQTIYAVLGHSKDKNCPKNLKELRKQIGMEFKPGGSK from the coding sequence ATGAATTCATTTCTCAATCTATACAATTGGAACATCCGTCAAAAACTGATGGTGATCATTTCGTTCATCATCTTGGTTTCCTTAGGAGTGATCATCGCTCTTGCGACCTACTTTTTCAAATCGGACAACGAAGTTCGAATCAAAGAAAACAATTTAAAACTAACGGACGTTATCAGTCAGAAAGTGAGATCGGATGTTTCCTCTCTCACAAAACGTTCCCTGCTCCTCGCGAGATCCGTCGCCGGATCCGAAGAATCGAACAATATTCTGGAAAGCGAAGACGATATCTTCTACCTAAAGATTTTTAGAAAAGAAAACGGAGACTACAACGGGGTCAAAAGAATCGCGAGCGAAAGCGCTCTGAAGGAATATAAAATTTCCGGAGAAGATGCAGACAAGATCGTTCGAAAATATCTCAACGGACAAAAGAAAGCCCAGATCGGAAAACCGGTCGTATACAACGTATCTCCCGATTTCCATAAGCCAGTTCTATTTCTTTCCGTTGCGTTGGGAGACGGAGTCAATTCCGCGGTGATCGTTTCTCTCGTAAAGATGGATTCCATCTTGGATTCTTTCAAAACGTCCGGAATCACCCAATTCTTCCTCGTAGGAGCGGACGGAAAACTCATCGCTCACTCCGATCCGAAACTGATTCTTCAACCGACCAGTTTTGCCGATGATCCGATCGTTAAAAATCTTTTGGAAAGTTCCATCAGCAACGGACAAACCCGTTATAAGGGAAAAGACAATCAATACTACTTGGGTTCTTTTAGAAGAATCGGATACGCCGGACTTGGAGTGATTTCCAGTACATCCGAGAAAAAAGCGTTCGAAGAAGTATACAACATTCAAAAGAGAAATCTCTATCTGATGTTTGTCGTCGTAAACGTTTCGATTTTATTCGTGTTCTTTTATTCCAGAAGATTGACAAGACCGATTCTTAAACTCGTCGACGCGTCCAAAGAAATCGAAAAGGGAAATTTTCAACTCACTCTCGAAGCGGAATCCGGAGACGAAATCGGAAAACTAACGACTTCGTTCGTGGAGATGGGAAAGGGTCTTTCCGATCGAGACAAGATGAAAGACGCTTTCGGAAAATTCGTAAACAAGGACATCGCGGAGATGGTCCTTAAGGGAGAGGTGAAACTCGGAGGAGACAAAAGAGAATGTGTGATTCTTTTTTCCGATATCCGAAATTTTACTTCCCTCTCCGAGAAGATCGAACCGGAACTCGTCGTCGAATTCTTAAACCAATACTTCACCGCGATGGTAAAATGTATCAACGCAAACGGCGGAAGCGTGAACAAATACATAGGCGACGCGATCATGGCCGTATGGGGAGAATTGGGACACACGGAATTCGATACGGAAAAAGCGATCCAAGCCGCACTTGATATGCGCAAAAGTTTGGTTCAATTCAATAAGAATCGGGGAACCGATAAGAAGCCGAAAATTTTCATTGGAATCGGAATCAACACCGGAGAAGTCATCGCGGGACAAATCGGTTCCGAAGATCGTTTGGAATACACCGTCATCGGAGATACGGTCAACCTCGCATCCAGAGTGGAATCGCTTACAAAAGTTTTCGGCGCCGACATTCTGATTACGGGAAATTCTTACGAAAAGGTGAAGGGAATTTTTACTGTAGAAAAGTTAAAGCCGATCAAGGTAAAAGGAAAAAAATCACTTCAAACCATCTACGCAGTATTAGGTCATTCTAAGGATAAGAATTGCCCTAAGAATTTGAAGGAACTGAGAAAACAAATCGGAATGGAATTCAAACCGGGCGGGTCAAAATAA
- the ispG gene encoding (E)-4-hydroxy-3-methylbut-2-enyl-diphosphate synthase — MNFRYNHTPFAYQRRKTREVKIGDVGVGGENPIRIQSMINSDTTDTQGSVKQILELERAGCEIVRLTVPSQADADNLINIRNELKKVGSKVPLVADIHFTPSVAMKAVEYVEKVRINPGNFADKKKFAVRDYTDSQYDEELERISEIFSPLVLRCKELGVAMRIGTNHGSLSDRIMNRYGDTPQGMVESAIEFIRIAENLNYYDIIVSMKASNPQVMVQAYRMLASRFGELRMDYPLHLGVTEAGDGKDGRIKSAIGIGSLLEDGLGDTIRVSLTEDPVLEIPVAKLLADRFNGRIAQDQKKTNGYSEFRNPFSYQRFYSSPIRIGTFEAGDNHPVRVETILPFRDTNSFLANVAKLYQYGKSLSLEPESIVVDSPEPNQLEEIAEAAQALSIPVGILLGKNISLNEKFQMELKRFPKVVFDPFLQFQDGEKMLSFLKDRQSAGLYTEIHTNGERIESLKGLPETLAEMGIQNVLFSLETKEILYDYRKLGTILSHFEFPILLHGTFADADSALYGSAIGIGGLLIDGIGDLIRIQTSNEEDIEEIFQLSYDLLQGTRLRLTKTEYISCPSCGRTLFDLQETTARIKARTGHLKGVKIAVMGCIVNGPGEMADADFGYVGAGPGKVHLYRGKEIVMKNVPSEIADEKLVELIKNNGLWQESAS, encoded by the coding sequence ATGAACTTTAGATACAATCATACACCATTCGCTTATCAGAGAAGAAAAACGAGAGAAGTAAAAATCGGAGACGTGGGAGTCGGGGGTGAAAATCCGATTCGAATCCAATCGATGATAAACAGCGATACGACGGACACGCAGGGTTCCGTGAAACAGATTCTCGAACTCGAGCGCGCCGGTTGTGAGATCGTGAGACTTACCGTTCCTTCCCAGGCGGACGCGGACAATCTCATAAACATTCGAAACGAACTTAAAAAAGTCGGAAGCAAGGTTCCACTTGTGGCGGATATACACTTCACACCGAGCGTCGCGATGAAAGCGGTGGAGTATGTGGAAAAGGTAAGAATCAATCCCGGAAACTTCGCGGATAAGAAGAAGTTCGCGGTCCGAGATTATACGGATTCGCAATACGACGAAGAGTTGGAAAGAATCTCCGAAATTTTTTCACCGCTCGTTCTTCGTTGTAAGGAACTCGGGGTGGCGATGCGAATCGGAACCAATCACGGATCTCTTTCCGATCGAATTATGAACCGATACGGAGATACTCCGCAAGGAATGGTGGAATCGGCGATCGAGTTTATAAGAATCGCTGAAAATTTAAATTATTATGATATTATTGTGAGTATGAAAGCCTCGAATCCACAAGTGATGGTCCAGGCCTACCGAATGCTCGCTTCCCGGTTCGGAGAACTCAGAATGGACTACCCTCTTCATCTCGGCGTGACCGAGGCCGGGGACGGAAAGGACGGAAGAATCAAATCCGCGATCGGGATCGGTTCTCTTCTGGAAGACGGACTCGGTGATACGATTCGAGTTTCTTTGACCGAAGATCCCGTTTTGGAAATCCCCGTCGCGAAACTACTCGCAGATCGGTTCAACGGAAGAATCGCGCAGGACCAAAAAAAGACGAACGGATATTCCGAATTTCGCAATCCATTTTCGTATCAAAGATTTTATAGCAGTCCGATACGAATCGGAACGTTCGAAGCCGGGGACAACCATCCGGTTCGAGTCGAGACCATTCTTCCCTTTCGAGACACAAATTCTTTTTTGGCAAACGTCGCCAAACTCTATCAATACGGAAAATCTCTTTCACTGGAGCCGGAAAGTATCGTCGTCGATTCTCCCGAACCGAATCAGCTGGAGGAAATTGCGGAAGCCGCGCAAGCGCTTTCCATTCCGGTCGGAATTCTTCTGGGGAAAAATATTTCGCTCAACGAAAAATTTCAGATGGAATTGAAACGTTTTCCGAAGGTCGTCTTCGATCCGTTCTTACAGTTTCAGGACGGAGAAAAGATGCTCTCCTTTTTGAAAGACAGACAAAGCGCCGGCTTATACACCGAAATTCATACGAACGGAGAAAGGATCGAATCCTTAAAAGGACTTCCGGAAACGTTAGCCGAAATGGGGATCCAAAACGTTTTATTCTCCTTGGAAACCAAAGAAATTCTCTACGACTATCGAAAGCTCGGAACGATCCTGAGCCATTTCGAATTTCCGATTCTTCTTCATGGAACGTTTGCGGACGCGGACTCGGCGCTTTACGGTTCTGCGATTGGAATCGGCGGCCTTTTGATAGACGGGATCGGAGATCTGATTCGAATCCAAACCTCCAACGAGGAAGACATAGAGGAAATCTTTCAACTTTCCTACGATCTTTTGCAGGGAACCCGACTTCGTTTAACAAAGACGGAATACATTTCCTGTCCATCCTGCGGTAGAACCCTCTTCGATCTTCAAGAGACCACGGCGAGAATCAAGGCAAGGACGGGGCACCTCAAGGGTGTAAAAATCGCGGTCATGGGTTGTATCGTAAACGGTCCGGGGGAAATGGCCGACGCGGATTTTGGTTACGTCGGTGCGGGCCCGGGAAAAGTGCATCTCTACCGAGGAAAGGAAATCGTGATGAAAAACGTCCCGAGCGAAATAGCGGACGAAAAGCTCGTAGAGCTCATCAAGAACAACGGACTCTGGCAAGAATCCGCTTCCTAA
- a CDS encoding YciI family protein, with the protein MKKYLFLSIGFEQPTQEIMKAWGTWFALIKDRIADAGGHFSKGREITRNGTIQLPLDLNAITGYLIVHAESMEEAEEIARKCPIITSLKVFEISSSGG; encoded by the coding sequence ATGAAGAAATATTTATTCTTGTCTATCGGCTTTGAACAACCCACGCAAGAAATCATGAAAGCATGGGGAACTTGGTTTGCTTTGATCAAAGATAGAATTGCCGACGCAGGCGGACATTTTTCAAAAGGAAGAGAGATCACGCGCAATGGAACGATTCAATTGCCTTTGGACTTAAACGCGATCACCGGATATCTTATCGTCCATGCGGAAAGTATGGAAGAGGCGGAAGAAATTGCGCGTAAATGCCCGATCATTACCAGTTTAAAAGTTTTCGAGATTAGCTCTTCCGGAGGTTAA
- a CDS encoding DUF1761 domain-containing protein, giving the protein MKKFTLAVLGYLIPTFLLGASWHFLFFHELYDSFGIYNRKDPIIPLGFGSMLIQGIVLAYLFPFYNTKGNSIRRGIQFSLILGVFLYSITTLANAAKIEINSISLWFAIQAVFHLIQFTVAGFFLGLVYKNPDS; this is encoded by the coding sequence ATGAAAAAGTTTACGCTTGCCGTATTAGGTTATTTGATTCCAACGTTCCTACTCGGCGCGTCCTGGCATTTTTTATTTTTCCACGAGTTATATGATTCCTTCGGTATCTACAATCGTAAAGACCCGATCATCCCTTTAGGATTTGGATCCATGCTCATTCAAGGAATCGTCTTAGCGTATCTTTTTCCTTTCTACAATACAAAAGGGAATTCGATCCGTAGAGGAATTCAGTTCAGCCTCATTCTGGGAGTTTTCTTATACTCGATAACCACTTTAGCGAATGCGGCAAAGATTGAAATAAATTCGATTTCTCTTTGGTTCGCGATACAGGCAGTCTTTCACCTCATCCAGTTTACGGTCGCGGGATTCTTTCTCGGATTGGTGTATAAAAATCCGGATTCTTAG